A genomic region of Sarcophilus harrisii chromosome 6, mSarHar1.11, whole genome shotgun sequence contains the following coding sequences:
- the TIGD4 gene encoding tigger transposable element-derived protein 4 yields MAEASVDPLTLPVVRKKKSLSIEEKIDIINAVETGKKKAEIAAKYGIKKNSLSSIMKNKNKILEAFESLRFDPKRKRLRTAFYTDLEEALMRWYRISQCLNVPVNGPMLRLKANDFAQKLGHNDFKCSNGWLDRFKSRYGLVFRSQPVETTIVSIDAETAWSQNVLLCYLNDYHSKDIFNLKETGLLYRMLPTNTFAFKGEACSVGKLCKERITLVVGANMDGSEKLPLLIIGKNKNPHCFKNVKSLPVDYEANRMAWMTSEIFEQWMQKLDEKFQAQKRQVVIFLDSLPAHPEVKILKSIQLVFFPSSLSSKFVAMNQGVIKTLKIKYRFCLVKKFFDSVESSKEFTFSLLDAVDMLHLCWRTVTPETIVESFEKAGFKSQQGQSGKTNVETENGLDLGTYALPSGVEFPEGLSLEEYASLDEDLVTCETASDSEVAKSKEGKTNEIDRYTSDEEEEDGAPEAELPLPSKKEAVAALETLKKFLRSQEINSTLHDSLADLENFIQCLAFK; encoded by the coding sequence ATGGCAGAGGCTTCAGTGGATCCCTTAACTCTCCCTGtagtaaggaaaaagaagagtttGTCTATTGAAGAAAAGATTGACATCATAAACGCAGTAGAAACTGGTAAGAAAAAAGCCGAGATTGCAGCCAAatatggaataaagaaaaattcactGTCTTCAATtatgaagaataaaaacaagattcTTGAAGCCTTTGAATCGTTAAGATTTGATCCCAAAAGAAAAAGACTTAGAACTGCTTTTTACACAGATCTGGAGGAGGCATTAATGAGATGGTATCGAATCTCCCAGTGTTTAAATGTACCAGTTAATGGTCCAATGTTGCGTCTCAAAGCTAATGATTTTGCTCAGAAACTAGGACATAATGATTTTAAGTGCAGTAATGGTTGGCTAGACCGCTTTAAATCAAGATATGGTTTAGTGTTCAGATCTCAGCCAGTGGAAACTACAATAGTTTCAATAGATGCTGAGACTGCCTGGTCTCAAAATGTGCTTCTGTGTTATTTAAATGATTATCACTCCAAGGATATATTTAACCTAAAAGAGACTGGATTGCTCTATAGAATGTTGCCTACTAATACTTTTGCATTTAAGGGGGAAGCATGTTCAGTTGGAAAACTGTGCAAAGAAAGGATAACTCTGGTGGTCGGGGCAAATATGGATGGTTCAGAAAAGCTTCCTTTGCTtattattgggaaaaataaaaacccacattgttttaaaaatgtaaagtcaCTGCCTGTAGATTATGAAGCAAACAGAATGGCATGGATGACCTCAGAAATCTTTGAACAATGGATGCAAAAGCTTGATGAAAAATTTCAAGCCCAGAAAAGGCAAGTTgtaatttttcttgattctttacCAGCACATCCAGAAGTAAAGATTCTAAAGTCCATTCAActagtttttttcccttcatctttatCTTCCAAATTTGTAGCTATGAATCAAGGTGTTATTAAAACCCTTAAGATCAAATATCGATTCTGTCTTGTCAAGAAATTTTTTGATTCTGTTGAAAGCAGCAAAGAATTTACTTTCTCTCTGCTAGATGCAGTTGATATGTTGCATCTGTGTTGGAGGACTGTAACCCCAGAAACTATTGTGGAGAGCTTTGAAAAAGCAGGATTCAAATCACAACAGGGACAAAGTGGAAAGACAAATGTGGAGACTGAAAATGGCTTAGATTTAGGTACTTATGCTCTACCTTCAGGAGTAGAATTTCCCGAAGGTTTATCTCTGGAAGAATATGCTTCCTTGGATGAAGATTTGGTGACATGTGAAACAGCTTCAGATAGTGAGGTGGCAAAAAGCAAAGAAGGTAAAACGAATGAAATTGACCGCTATACTtctgatgaagaggaagaagatggggCTCCAGAAGCTGAACTACCTTTACCATCAAAAAAGGAGGCAGTGGCAGCTTTAGAAACCCTTAAAAAATTTCTCAGAAGTCAGGAAATTAATAGCACACTTCATGATTCTTTAGCAGATCTTGAAAATTTTATTCAGTGTTTGGCATTTAAGTAA